The following coding sequences lie in one Sphingomonas sp. M1-B02 genomic window:
- a CDS encoding nuclear transport factor 2 family protein: MKSSHRLAIALAAAAMLPATVQAMPVQTADASDAALVALARSFVDAQANFDQKRLSDLTTDDYVEISPVGEVDPKAEFIGFYAPDKKRAVPTTALSEPLVRHYGNAASIIARLGFDVPLPDGTSRSVAVRVTYLAIRSGTDWKLASAHYTPVRTPPAAAATPR, from the coding sequence ATGAAGAGTTCACACCGCCTCGCAATCGCCCTCGCCGCGGCCGCGATGCTCCCCGCTACGGTCCAGGCGATGCCCGTCCAGACTGCAGATGCCAGCGACGCCGCGCTCGTGGCACTGGCTCGCAGCTTTGTCGATGCGCAAGCCAATTTCGATCAGAAGCGGCTGTCGGATCTGACCACCGACGATTATGTCGAAATCTCGCCCGTCGGCGAAGTCGATCCGAAGGCCGAGTTCATCGGCTTCTATGCGCCCGACAAGAAGCGCGCCGTTCCCACCACCGCGCTCAGCGAACCGCTGGTGCGCCACTATGGCAACGCCGCCTCGATCATCGCGCGGCTGGGCTTCGACGTGCCGCTCCCCGACGGCACGAGCCGCAGCGTCGCGGTGCGGGTGACCTATCTGGCGATTCGTTCGGGGACGGATTGGAAGCTGGCCTCCGCCCACTATACGCCGGTTCGCACGCCCCCGGCTGCCGCCGCCACGCCGCGATAA
- a CDS encoding TetR/AcrR family transcriptional regulator, with translation MKQSAAIPRRPGRPLSFDRDAAIDAAMRLFWQHGYEATSVALLTQAMGITPPSLYAAFGDKERLFRESVARYMTGGRAVAEIIDGAPSARDAARDLLRTAAIGDTGDATPPGCLLASSVVTCSAAAADVREELAAMRREIEARLRARIERDVAAGALPAASDAEALAGHVMAVIQGMSTLAKDGAGRDKLLRLVETAMACWPAASMPHFQS, from the coding sequence ATGAAACAAAGTGCAGCCATACCCCGCCGCCCCGGCAGGCCGTTATCCTTCGATCGCGACGCCGCAATCGACGCGGCGATGCGGCTATTCTGGCAACATGGCTATGAAGCGACCTCGGTGGCTCTGCTCACCCAGGCGATGGGGATCACTCCGCCCAGCCTTTATGCGGCGTTCGGCGACAAGGAGCGCTTGTTCCGCGAATCCGTCGCCCGCTACATGACCGGCGGGCGCGCGGTCGCGGAAATCATCGACGGCGCGCCCAGCGCCCGCGACGCCGCGCGCGACTTGCTGCGCACGGCCGCCATCGGCGACACCGGGGACGCCACCCCGCCGGGATGCCTGCTGGCGAGCTCGGTCGTTACCTGTTCGGCGGCGGCGGCGGATGTCCGCGAGGAATTGGCGGCGATGCGCCGCGAAATCGAAGCGCGGTTGCGCGCCCGGATCGAGCGCGATGTCGCGGCCGGCGCGCTCCCCGCCGCCAGCGACGCCGAAGCGCTCGCCGGCCATGTCATGGCGGTGATCCAGGGCATGTCGACGCTCGCCAAGGACGGCGCCGGCCGCGACAAGCTGCTTCGGCTGGTCGAGACGGCGATGGCCTGCTGGCCCGCCGCCTCGATGCCTCACTTCCAGTCGTAG
- a CDS encoding PadR family transcriptional regulator yields MLFHHHKRHGRHDTGPERSFGRRGWAMSGWGMREGPDGSRGGGRGRRRMFDGSELRLVLLKLIEEQPRHGYDLIREIETRSGGAYAPSPGVVYPTLTMLDDMDLIAEAKAEGAKKSFAITEAGSAHLAEHAEQVEALFARLCQLASMQAQTDGGPVRRAMGNLRAVLQNRLHAEGVEADALHQIADILDEAARKIERLK; encoded by the coding sequence ATGCTTTTTCATCATCACAAGCGGCACGGCCGTCACGATACTGGGCCCGAGCGCAGCTTCGGCCGCCGCGGCTGGGCGATGAGCGGTTGGGGCATGCGCGAAGGCCCCGACGGCAGTCGCGGGGGAGGCCGCGGACGGCGCCGCATGTTCGACGGCAGCGAGCTCCGGCTCGTCCTGCTCAAGCTGATCGAGGAGCAGCCGCGCCACGGCTATGACCTGATCCGCGAGATCGAGACGCGCAGCGGCGGCGCCTATGCCCCGAGCCCCGGCGTCGTCTATCCGACGCTAACAATGCTCGACGACATGGACTTGATCGCCGAGGCGAAGGCCGAGGGCGCGAAGAAGTCGTTCGCGATCACCGAGGCCGGCTCGGCGCATCTCGCCGAGCATGCCGAGCAGGTGGAAGCCTTGTTCGCGCGGCTCTGCCAGCTCGCATCGATGCAGGCGCAGACCGATGGCGGCCCGGTCCGCCGCGCGATGGGCAATCTTCGCGCGGTATTGCAGAACCGGCTGCACGCTGAGGGCGTCGAGGCCGATGCGCTCCACCAGATCGCCGATATCCTCGACGAGGCGGCGCGCAAGATCGAGAGGCTCAAGTGA
- a CDS encoding aldo/keto reductase yields MSLTDYRTLGRSGLVVSPLALGTMTFGMARWGMERKAAELVFDAYVEAGGNLVDTADVYAGGQGEEMVGGIIADRGMRARLVLATKSGFATGQGPHAGGNGAKHVHAALEGSLRRLGTDYIDLYWVHVWDSVTPAEELLETMAGLVRAGKIRYWGLSNAPAWYVAKLATLAHLRGLPGPIAMQYFYSLVSREPESEHIPLGLDMGLGMMPWSPLAYGLLTGKYDRATVEAAGPRDGGLPSDAGDGAARGEGDKRMDGANPFGDMLFTDRNWRIVEALRGVAEAMGETPARVALAWVLAQPGVDTALIGVSRVSQLHDNIGATDLAIPAEHLATLDAASTPDAAMIYGLFKPAMRKQVVFGGSAVRGRLER; encoded by the coding sequence ATGTCGCTCACCGATTATCGCACCCTGGGCCGTTCGGGCCTTGTCGTCAGTCCGCTTGCGCTGGGGACCATGACCTTCGGGATGGCGCGCTGGGGCATGGAGCGCAAAGCGGCCGAACTTGTGTTCGACGCTTATGTCGAGGCTGGCGGCAATCTGGTCGATACCGCCGACGTCTATGCAGGCGGGCAGGGCGAAGAGATGGTGGGCGGGATCATCGCCGATCGTGGGATGCGCGCCCGGCTGGTGCTGGCGACCAAATCGGGCTTCGCCACGGGGCAGGGCCCCCATGCCGGGGGCAACGGCGCCAAGCATGTCCATGCCGCGCTGGAGGGATCGCTGCGCCGGCTGGGGACCGATTATATCGATCTCTATTGGGTGCATGTCTGGGATTCGGTGACCCCCGCGGAGGAGCTGCTCGAGACGATGGCCGGGCTCGTCCGGGCGGGAAAGATCCGCTATTGGGGGCTCTCGAACGCGCCGGCCTGGTATGTCGCCAAGCTCGCGACGCTGGCCCATCTGCGCGGGCTGCCCGGTCCGATCGCGATGCAATATTTCTATTCGCTTGTCAGCCGCGAGCCCGAATCCGAGCATATCCCGCTGGGACTCGACATGGGGCTGGGGATGATGCCGTGGAGCCCGCTCGCTTATGGCCTGCTCACCGGCAAATATGATCGCGCGACGGTGGAGGCCGCAGGGCCGCGCGACGGCGGATTGCCGAGCGATGCCGGCGACGGGGCGGCACGCGGCGAGGGGGACAAGCGGATGGATGGCGCCAATCCCTTTGGCGACATGCTGTTCACCGATCGCAACTGGCGGATCGTGGAGGCATTGCGCGGCGTGGCCGAGGCGATGGGCGAGACGCCGGCACGGGTGGCGCTGGCCTGGGTGCTGGCGCAGCCGGGGGTGGATACCGCGCTGATCGGGGTGAGCCGGGTCAGCCAACTGCACGACAATATCGGCGCGACCGACCTTGCCATCCCGGCCGAGCATCTCGCCACGCTCGATGCGGCCAGCACGCCCGATGCGGCGATGATCTATGGCCTGTTCAAGCCGGCGATGCGCAAGCAGGTGGTGTTTGGCGGAAGCGCGGTTCGCGGGCGGTTGGAGCGCTGA
- a CDS encoding replication-associated recombination protein A, with product MPDLFATDEQPAPAKPPPGGPLADRLRPQTLDQVVGQEHLTGPEGAIGRMVAAGKLSSIILWGPPGTGKTTIARLLADAVGLRFVAISAVFSGVADLKKVFAEARDHARIGKRTLLFVDEIHRFNRAQQDGFLPYVEDGTVTLVGATTENPSFELNAALLSRAQVTILHRLDHTALCKLLDRAEELEAKPLPLTPEARDAFVASADGDGRFLLNQAETLFSVTFPAPLDSAALGDFLQRRVAVYDKDREGHYNLISALHKSIRGSDPQAALYYLARMLTAGEEPLYLLRRLTRAAVEDVGLADPQALVQCIAAKDTYDFLGSPEGELAIAQACLYLATAPKSNAAYVAQKAAWRSAKETGSLMPPQNILNAPTKLMRDIGYGKGYAYDHDAEDGFSGANYWPDELPPQTFYTPTDRGQEKRIAERMAWWDERRGTPGGE from the coding sequence ATGCCCGACCTCTTCGCCACCGACGAACAACCCGCTCCGGCGAAGCCACCCCCCGGCGGCCCGCTCGCCGATCGCCTGCGCCCGCAGACGCTCGATCAGGTCGTCGGTCAGGAACATCTCACCGGCCCCGAAGGCGCGATCGGCCGGATGGTCGCGGCGGGCAAGCTCAGCTCGATCATCCTCTGGGGCCCGCCCGGCACCGGCAAGACCACGATCGCGCGCCTCCTGGCCGACGCCGTGGGCCTCCGCTTCGTCGCCATCTCGGCGGTCTTTTCAGGCGTGGCCGATCTCAAGAAGGTCTTCGCCGAGGCACGCGACCATGCCCGCATCGGCAAGCGTACCTTGCTGTTCGTGGACGAGATCCACCGCTTCAACCGCGCCCAGCAGGACGGCTTCCTGCCCTATGTCGAGGATGGCACCGTCACCCTCGTCGGCGCCACCACCGAGAATCCGAGCTTCGAGCTCAACGCCGCCTTGCTCAGCCGCGCCCAGGTCACGATCCTCCACCGCCTCGACCATACAGCCTTGTGCAAGCTGCTCGACCGCGCCGAGGAGCTCGAGGCCAAGCCCCTCCCCCTCACGCCCGAAGCCCGCGACGCCTTCGTCGCCAGCGCCGACGGCGACGGCCGCTTCCTGCTCAACCAGGCCGAGACGCTCTTCTCGGTGACCTTCCCCGCCCCGCTCGATTCCGCCGCGCTCGGCGATTTCCTCCAGCGCCGCGTCGCGGTCTACGACAAGGATCGCGAGGGCCATTACAACCTCATCTCCGCGCTCCACAAATCGATCCGCGGCAGCGATCCCCAGGCCGCGCTCTACTATCTCGCCCGCATGCTCACCGCCGGCGAGGAACCGCTCTACCTCCTTCGCCGCCTGACCCGCGCCGCGGTCGAGGATGTGGGCCTCGCCGATCCCCAGGCGCTGGTCCAGTGCATCGCCGCCAAGGACACCTACGATTTCCTCGGCTCTCCCGAAGGCGAACTGGCGATCGCCCAGGCCTGCCTCTATCTCGCCACCGCGCCCAAATCGAACGCGGCCTATGTCGCCCAGAAGGCCGCCTGGCGCAGCGCCAAGGAAACCGGCTCGCTGATGCCGCCGCAGAATATCCTCAACGCCCCTACCAAGCTGATGCGCGATATCGGCTACGGGAAGGGCTATGCCTATGACCATGATGCCGAGGACGGCTTCTCGGGCGCCAATTACTGGCCCGACGAGCTCCCGCCCCAGACCTTCTACACCCCCACCGACCGCGGCCAGGAGAAGCGCATCGCCGAACGCATGGCCTGGTGGGACGAGCGCCGCGGGACGCCGGGCGGTGAATGA
- a CDS encoding DUF2218 domain-containing protein: protein MTLATVTASAVVPTEHASRYLQQLCKHWQHNLQVEFTPENGTVIFPKDARGADYPGDAVVTFNVAETGLDLRIDASSAEQLEGLKGAVARHLDRFAFREGELTYDWK, encoded by the coding sequence GTGACGCTTGCTACCGTAACCGCATCGGCGGTGGTGCCGACCGAACATGCCAGCCGCTATCTCCAGCAGCTCTGCAAGCATTGGCAGCACAACCTGCAGGTGGAATTCACGCCCGAGAATGGCACGGTGATCTTCCCGAAGGACGCGCGCGGCGCGGACTATCCGGGAGACGCGGTGGTGACGTTCAACGTCGCCGAAACCGGGCTGGATCTGCGGATCGACGCATCGAGCGCCGAGCAGCTGGAGGGGCTGAAGGGTGCGGTCGCGCGGCACCTCGATCGCTTCGCCTTTCGCGAAGGCGAACTGACCTACGACTGGAAGTGA
- a CDS encoding glycosyltransferase family 4 protein, whose translation MQASDLRVAIFSGNYNYVRDGANQALNMLVGHLLAQGVTVRVYSPTTDTPAFPPTGDLVSVPALPVPGGRSEYKFAWHLPAETRRNLEAFDPHIVHVSAPEILGHRAISWARTRGIATFASLHTRFETYPAYYGIGFLAPLMIRGLTRFYNRVDQVVTPGPSTAELLRSWGVTSPIGIWSRGVDHDRFNPARRNLEWRRSLGVADDAFAVGFLGRLVLEKGLDIFADVCQALHARGVPHRVLVIGDGPARDWFAERVPNAAFAGFQRGDDLGRAVASMDVLFNPSITETFGNVTLEAMACAVPVVAARATGAVDLIEDGVNGFLVPPRDVDAYADSIARLAQDPTLHRAQGDAGRLRAQDYVWPAINQKVLDAYLALMARRGR comes from the coding sequence ATGCAAGCGTCGGACCTTCGCGTCGCCATCTTCAGCGGCAATTACAATTATGTTCGCGATGGTGCGAACCAGGCGCTCAACATGCTCGTCGGCCATCTGCTGGCGCAGGGCGTCACCGTCCGCGTCTATTCGCCGACCACCGATACCCCGGCCTTCCCCCCCACCGGCGATCTCGTCAGCGTGCCCGCTTTGCCCGTGCCCGGCGGCCGCAGCGAATATAAGTTCGCCTGGCATCTGCCCGCCGAGACCCGCCGCAATCTGGAGGCGTTCGATCCGCATATCGTCCATGTCTCGGCGCCCGAAATCCTCGGCCATCGCGCGATCAGCTGGGCGCGGACGCGCGGCATCGCCACCTTCGCCTCGCTCCACACTCGCTTCGAGACCTATCCGGCTTATTACGGCATCGGCTTCCTCGCGCCGCTGATGATCCGCGGGCTCACCCGCTTCTACAACCGGGTCGATCAGGTCGTGACTCCGGGCCCTTCGACCGCCGAGCTTCTCCGTTCATGGGGGGTGACCAGCCCGATCGGCATCTGGTCGCGCGGGGTCGATCATGATCGCTTCAATCCCGCCCGGCGCAACCTCGAATGGCGCCGTTCGCTGGGCGTCGCCGACGATGCCTTCGCGGTCGGCTTCCTTGGCCGGCTGGTGCTGGAAAAGGGCCTCGATATCTTCGCCGACGTCTGCCAGGCGCTCCACGCGCGCGGCGTGCCGCACCGGGTGCTCGTGATCGGCGATGGCCCCGCGCGCGACTGGTTCGCCGAGCGCGTGCCCAACGCCGCCTTCGCCGGCTTCCAGCGCGGCGACGATCTCGGCCGCGCCGTCGCCTCGATGGACGTCCTGTTCAATCCCTCGATCACCGAAACCTTCGGCAACGTCACGCTCGAGGCGATGGCCTGCGCCGTCCCGGTCGTGGCGGCGCGCGCGACCGGCGCGGTCGACCTGATCGAAGACGGCGTCAACGGCTTCCTCGTCCCCCCGCGCGACGTCGACGCCTATGCCGACAGCATCGCGCGCCTCGCGCAGGATCCAACGCTTCACCGCGCGCAGGGCGATGCGGGTCGCCTGAGGGCGCAGGACTATGTCTGGCCGGCGATCAATCAGAAGGTGCTCGACGCCTATCTCGCGCTGATGGCGCGCCGCGGGCGCTGA
- a CDS encoding SEL1-like repeat protein: MASVLLAGEGAAQTRPSASDQELTVRGQRMPGAEAPRSATCEALARDTHFRALFATAAANGVLGPSILLPTRLPRNPDYSAPPRVAPGSPLPALSRQRFGQRIGVVDEASSSVGGSEILSEVTPGDSAGNALNQGNLDTAVAACRSAYTRGGGMSSGITGYFPASSGLSEGYPPHASPEFRVAAAQGRYIAARAFIASRDQTLPMGFALFDQGRYAESLDWFRKAADKLQFREGGDEAALFVGKLYLQGLGAKSDPVEGVKWLKKAATAPFDPINETPVFDPKQPERNTAVGEAAVILANVYLRGFAGIAKDGDEARKWFDRASDVGHIPATKRLGDLYLEGIETPRDARKAVAFYRRAAKLNHPGAQYALAELLYRGEGVKQDRKEALAWYQAAAASEHVDALYALGRAYDLGEGVKADPQLAIGFYKNAALRGSSAAKVAMGTYFYEGTLVAKDDAVARRWFEEGAAAADPDGAFNLAAMVLKGEGGAKDTARALELLRRASAMGHPAAPRAVAALERRVGVLPAR; this comes from the coding sequence TTGGCGAGTGTCCTGCTGGCGGGGGAAGGGGCGGCGCAGACCCGGCCCTCGGCGTCCGACCAGGAGCTCACGGTGCGCGGGCAGCGGATGCCGGGCGCCGAGGCGCCGCGTTCGGCGACCTGCGAGGCTCTGGCGCGCGACACCCATTTTCGCGCCCTTTTTGCGACGGCGGCCGCGAACGGCGTGCTGGGTCCGTCGATCCTCCTCCCGACGCGGCTGCCGCGAAACCCCGATTATAGCGCGCCCCCGCGGGTTGCGCCCGGATCGCCGCTGCCGGCGCTTTCGCGGCAGCGCTTCGGTCAGCGCATCGGTGTGGTCGACGAGGCTTCGAGCAGCGTCGGCGGCAGCGAAATACTCTCCGAGGTCACGCCGGGCGACAGCGCCGGGAATGCGCTCAACCAGGGCAATCTGGATACGGCGGTGGCGGCGTGCCGCAGCGCCTATACGCGCGGCGGCGGAATGAGCTCCGGCATTACTGGCTATTTCCCGGCGAGCAGCGGGCTCTCCGAAGGCTATCCGCCCCACGCCAGTCCGGAATTCCGGGTGGCCGCAGCGCAGGGACGCTATATCGCGGCACGTGCGTTCATCGCGAGCCGCGACCAGACCCTGCCGATGGGCTTCGCCTTGTTCGACCAGGGGCGCTATGCCGAATCGCTCGACTGGTTTCGCAAGGCTGCGGACAAGCTCCAGTTTCGCGAGGGCGGAGACGAGGCGGCCTTGTTCGTCGGCAAGCTCTATCTGCAGGGGCTGGGGGCAAAATCGGACCCCGTCGAAGGGGTGAAGTGGCTCAAGAAGGCGGCGACCGCGCCGTTCGATCCGATCAACGAGACGCCGGTCTTCGATCCGAAGCAGCCCGAGCGGAATACGGCGGTGGGCGAGGCGGCGGTGATCCTGGCCAATGTCTATCTGCGCGGCTTTGCCGGGATCGCCAAGGATGGCGACGAGGCGCGCAAATGGTTCGATCGGGCGAGCGACGTCGGCCATATCCCGGCGACCAAGCGGCTGGGCGACCTCTATCTCGAGGGGATCGAGACACCGCGCGATGCCAGGAAGGCGGTCGCTTTCTATCGACGCGCGGCGAAGCTCAACCATCCCGGCGCGCAATATGCGCTGGCGGAGCTGCTCTATCGCGGCGAGGGCGTGAAGCAGGACCGCAAGGAGGCGCTGGCCTGGTATCAGGCGGCGGCGGCGAGCGAGCATGTCGACGCGCTCTATGCGCTGGGGCGGGCCTATGACCTGGGCGAGGGGGTGAAGGCCGATCCGCAGCTGGCGATCGGCTTCTACAAGAACGCGGCGTTGCGCGGGAGCTCGGCGGCCAAGGTGGCGATGGGCACCTATTTCTACGAAGGCACGCTGGTCGCGAAGGACGATGCGGTGGCGCGGCGCTGGTTCGAGGAAGGCGCGGCGGCGGCCGATCCCGACGGCGCGTTCAACCTGGCGGCGATGGTGCTGAAGGGCGAAGGCGGTGCGAAGGACACGGCCAGGGCGCTCGAACTGCTGCGACGGGCGAGCGCGATGGGCCATCCGGCGGCGCCGCGCGCGGTGGCGGCGCTGGAGCGGCGGGTCGGGGTCCTGCCCGCGCGCTAG
- a CDS encoding iron-sulfur cluster assembly scaffold protein: protein MNAPLYNTQILRLAASIPYHERLAAPDATSEKRSPVCGSRVTVDVEMADGRVAAVGMLVRACALGQASASLMAMHVVGRSADELAAARDALAAWLAGEGDMPDWPGLEIFAPALPHRGRHASIRLAFEAAAEAAAGGER, encoded by the coding sequence ATGAACGCGCCGCTCTACAACACCCAGATCCTGCGGCTGGCCGCGTCGATCCCCTATCACGAGCGGCTGGCCGCGCCCGATGCGACTTCGGAGAAGCGTTCGCCGGTGTGCGGCAGCCGGGTGACGGTGGATGTCGAGATGGCGGACGGGCGGGTCGCCGCGGTGGGAATGCTGGTGCGGGCCTGCGCGCTGGGACAGGCCTCGGCCTCGCTGATGGCGATGCATGTCGTCGGGCGTTCCGCTGACGAACTGGCAGCGGCGCGCGATGCATTGGCGGCCTGGCTGGCGGGCGAGGGCGACATGCCCGACTGGCCGGGGCTCGAAATTTTCGCGCCGGCGCTGCCGCATCGCGGGCGACATGCCTCGATACGGCTGGCGTTCGAGGCGGCGGCCGAAGCGGCGGCGGGGGGCGAGCGCTGA
- the radA gene encoding DNA repair protein RadA produces MAKPQKRYVCQACGSVSSKWAGQCVDCSDWNTLVEDAGATVTPFMARHNLQSGGRAILLSDLNTDIALPDRLATGIAELDRALGGGFVEGSATLIGGDPGIGKSTLLLQAAAKISLRGEAVAYVSGEEAADQVRLRARRLGLGNAPVRLAAATSVRDILTTLGEGPAPALVIIDSIQTMHSDLIEGAPGTVSQVRASAGELIRFAKERGTAVVLVGHVTKDGSIAGPRVLEHMVDTVLAFEGERSHQYRILRAVKNRFGGTDEIGVFAMQTEGLAEVGNPSSLFLTQRDESVTGTIVFPALEGTRPVLVEVQALTVRLASGATPRRAVVGWDSGRLAMVLAVLEARCGLSFSACEVYLNVSGGYRVQDPAADLAVAAALVSALAERPLAADAVAFGEIALSGEVRPVAHGALRCREAAKLGFGRALAPAAQADAGGLQLAGFRNLGAFVDHLLGR; encoded by the coding sequence ATGGCAAAACCCCAGAAGCGCTATGTCTGCCAGGCCTGCGGCTCGGTTTCGTCCAAATGGGCGGGGCAGTGCGTCGATTGTTCGGACTGGAACACGCTGGTCGAGGATGCCGGGGCGACTGTGACGCCGTTCATGGCGCGGCACAACCTCCAGTCGGGCGGGCGCGCGATCCTGTTGTCGGACCTCAACACCGACATTGCCTTGCCCGATCGCCTGGCGACGGGGATCGCCGAGCTTGATCGGGCGCTGGGGGGCGGGTTCGTGGAAGGATCGGCGACTTTGATCGGCGGCGATCCGGGGATCGGCAAATCGACCCTGCTGCTGCAGGCGGCGGCGAAGATCTCGTTGCGCGGCGAAGCGGTCGCCTATGTCTCGGGCGAGGAAGCGGCGGACCAGGTAAGGCTGCGCGCGCGGCGGCTGGGGCTGGGCAATGCGCCGGTGCGGCTCGCGGCGGCGACTTCGGTGCGCGATATTCTGACGACGCTGGGGGAGGGGCCGGCACCCGCGCTGGTGATCATCGATTCGATCCAGACGATGCATTCGGACCTGATCGAGGGCGCGCCGGGGACGGTGAGCCAGGTGCGGGCGAGCGCGGGCGAGCTGATCCGCTTCGCCAAGGAGCGGGGGACCGCGGTGGTGCTTGTGGGGCATGTCACCAAGGACGGCAGCATCGCCGGGCCGCGCGTGCTCGAGCATATGGTCGACACCGTCTTGGCCTTCGAGGGCGAGCGGAGCCACCAGTATCGGATCCTGCGTGCGGTGAAGAACCGCTTCGGCGGGACCGACGAGATCGGCGTGTTCGCGATGCAGACCGAGGGGCTGGCGGAGGTGGGCAATCCCTCGTCGCTGTTCCTGACCCAGCGCGACGAGAGCGTGACCGGCACGATCGTGTTCCCGGCGCTGGAGGGGACAAGGCCGGTGCTGGTCGAGGTGCAGGCGCTGACGGTGCGGCTGGCGTCGGGCGCGACGCCGCGGCGCGCGGTGGTGGGCTGGGACAGCGGGCGGCTGGCGATGGTGCTGGCGGTGCTGGAGGCGCGCTGCGGGCTGAGCTTTTCGGCCTGCGAAGTCTATCTCAACGTTTCGGGCGGCTACCGGGTGCAGGATCCGGCGGCGGACCTGGCGGTGGCGGCGGCCCTGGTCTCGGCGCTTGCCGAGCGGCCGCTGGCGGCGGATGCGGTGGCGTTTGGCGAGATCGCGCTATCGGGTGAAGTGCGGCCGGTGGCGCACGGCGCGCTGCGCTGTCGCGAGGCGGCCAAGTTGGGTTTCGGGCGCGCGCTGGCGCCCGCCGCGCAGGCCGACGCGGGCGGGCTCCAGCTGGCGGGGTTTCGCAATTTGGGGGCGTTCGTGGATCATCTGCTGGGGCGGTGA
- a CDS encoding CvpA family protein, which produces MTLTGLDIIVLLVIGGAAVLGFLRGFVTEVLALLAWLLVVVVIKLFHTSAAYHLAGLVGTAQGGAVLALAILAGLTYFGGRLIANAIGSRTRESFLGPIDRALGFGFGALKGLVLVSVAFLLLVLLFDTVGGGPATRPKWITSSSTYPLLDTGSATIADFVDRRRKGEPVFGERTRVRKPVGNSVEAE; this is translated from the coding sequence ATGACTTTGACCGGACTCGACATCATCGTGCTGCTCGTGATCGGCGGCGCCGCCGTGCTGGGCTTCCTGCGCGGGTTCGTGACCGAGGTTCTGGCGTTGCTCGCCTGGCTGCTGGTGGTGGTGGTGATCAAGCTGTTCCACACTTCCGCGGCCTATCATCTGGCCGGATTGGTGGGGACGGCGCAGGGCGGCGCGGTGCTCGCCTTGGCGATCCTGGCGGGGCTGACCTATTTCGGCGGCCGGCTGATCGCCAATGCGATCGGCTCCAGGACGCGCGAGAGCTTCCTCGGGCCGATCGACCGCGCACTGGGCTTTGGTTTCGGCGCGCTCAAGGGGCTGGTGCTGGTGAGCGTCGCCTTCCTGCTGCTGGTGTTGCTGTTCGACACCGTCGGCGGGGGCCCCGCGACGCGGCCCAAATGGATCACGAGCAGTTCCACCTATCCGTTGCTCGACACGGGCAGCGCGACGATTGCGGATTTCGTCGATCGGCGGCGCAAGGGCGAGCCGGTGTTCGGGGAGCGGACCCGGGTGCGCAAGCCGGTGGGGAATTCGGTGGAGGCGGAATAG